In Paenibacillus sp. BIC5C1, a genomic segment contains:
- a CDS encoding RluA family pseudouridine synthase has protein sequence MSDYYSPLTYTVSENEDGWLLKTVLQRRLQVSRKLLSRIKLTERGIMLNGERVYISVKVSTGDVLEVRMEQEESDDILPEPIPFTILYEDEHLLIVNKDSGVIVHPTHGHYTGTLANGVVHYWKTKGDRFRFRPIHRLDQETSGVLAIAKNPYVHQHVSEQMIAGTVDKKYIAFVHGSPAQEEGAIDGPIDRDPEEPHRRIVTPDGYAARTLYTTVARWAGGSASAVSLKLESGRTHQIRVHMTSIGCPLIGDRMYKTLPMHEFDEQTLAVREERDTWIARQALHACELAFEHPILQKRMTFQAPLPADMAALEARLDAEASPRELL, from the coding sequence ATGAGCGATTATTATTCACCACTTACTTACACGGTTTCCGAAAATGAAGATGGCTGGCTGCTGAAGACTGTGCTTCAGCGGCGTCTACAGGTTTCGCGCAAGCTCCTGTCGAGAATCAAACTTACAGAGCGGGGAATTATGTTGAATGGCGAGCGGGTATACATCAGCGTCAAAGTTAGCACAGGTGACGTCCTGGAAGTTCGGATGGAACAGGAAGAGTCGGATGATATTTTACCTGAGCCGATTCCCTTTACGATACTGTATGAAGATGAGCACTTGCTTATTGTGAACAAGGATTCCGGTGTCATCGTACATCCAACACATGGGCATTACACAGGTACATTGGCAAACGGGGTTGTCCATTATTGGAAGACTAAAGGCGATCGTTTCCGTTTCAGACCGATTCATCGATTGGATCAGGAAACATCTGGTGTGCTGGCAATCGCGAAAAATCCATATGTGCACCAGCATGTGTCTGAGCAGATGATCGCAGGAACGGTAGATAAAAAATATATTGCCTTTGTGCACGGTAGTCCTGCCCAAGAAGAGGGGGCCATCGATGGCCCGATTGATCGTGATCCCGAAGAGCCGCATCGTCGAATCGTTACACCTGACGGGTATGCGGCAAGAACGTTATACACGACCGTTGCAAGGTGGGCGGGCGGAAGCGCTAGTGCGGTGAGCCTGAAGCTGGAGAGCGGCAGAACCCATCAAATTAGGGTACACATGACATCGATTGGCTGCCCTTTAATTGGGGATCGGATGTACAAGACCCTTCCTATGCATGAGTTCGATGAGCAGACCCTGGCTGTTCGGGAGGAACGAGACACTTGGATTGCCCGTCAGGCATTGCACGCATGTGAGCTGGCGTTTGAACATCCCATTTTGCAAAAAAGGATGACGTTCCAAGCACCTTTACCCGCAGATATGGCAGCCCTGGAGGCTCGCCTGGATGCTGAGGCATCCCCGAGAGAATTGTTGTAA
- a CDS encoding arsenate reductase family protein — MSNLKVYQYAKCGTCRKAVKWLEAQGHELELFPIFDTPPTEEELTELIQKSGLEVKKFFNTSGEVYKEQQLKDKLPGLSTEEQIRLLASNGRLIKRPIVTDGHKVTVGFKEDTYEEEWNNA, encoded by the coding sequence ATGAGTAATCTAAAAGTATATCAATACGCTAAATGTGGCACGTGCCGTAAAGCGGTAAAATGGCTGGAAGCTCAGGGGCATGAACTGGAATTATTTCCTATTTTCGACACCCCCCCAACCGAAGAAGAATTAACGGAGTTGATTCAGAAGAGCGGACTTGAAGTGAAAAAGTTTTTCAATACGAGTGGGGAAGTGTACAAGGAGCAGCAATTGAAGGACAAGCTGCCGGGGCTGTCCACAGAAGAGCAGATTCGTTTGCTGGCTTCCAATGGGCGCCTGATTAAACGCCCAATCGTTACGGATGGTCACAAAGTGACCGTAGGATTCAAGGAAGATACGTATGAAGAGGAATGGAACAACGCGTAA
- a CDS encoding 5'-3' exonuclease, with the protein MNQRNEPTLLLVDGMAVLFRAFYATSASGYIRRTKAGVPTNAVYGFIRYFWDAVQTFGPSHVVCCWDMGGKTFRGEEYAAYKGNRPEAPDDLIPQFALIREVMDSLNIPNIGAQGYEADDCIGTLAKYYTEQTDMNVMVLTGDHDMLQLIDDRTSIIIMKKGHGNYMVYTPESLMTEKQLTPRQVIDMKGLMGDASDNYPGVRGIGEKTALKLVQEFGSIEGILDNMDKLTPSVRNKIENDLDMLHLSRKLAEIHCAVPVACALDVCELRLDPDMVMDKFEQLEMKSLGSWMGVAIG; encoded by the coding sequence GTGAATCAACGTAATGAACCTACTTTGTTGCTGGTAGATGGTATGGCGGTGTTGTTCCGTGCGTTCTATGCAACATCTGCAAGCGGATATATCAGACGTACAAAGGCAGGCGTGCCAACCAACGCAGTATACGGATTTATCCGTTATTTCTGGGATGCGGTTCAGACCTTTGGGCCAAGTCATGTCGTATGCTGTTGGGATATGGGAGGCAAGACGTTTCGCGGTGAAGAGTATGCAGCGTATAAGGGGAACCGTCCGGAAGCTCCGGATGATCTGATTCCTCAGTTTGCTCTGATTCGTGAAGTGATGGATAGTTTAAACATTCCGAATATTGGCGCTCAAGGATATGAGGCTGATGATTGCATCGGTACACTTGCCAAGTATTACACCGAGCAGACGGATATGAACGTGATGGTACTTACGGGTGACCATGATATGCTGCAACTGATTGATGATCGTACAAGCATTATTATTATGAAAAAAGGTCATGGCAATTATATGGTGTATACGCCTGAATCCCTAATGACGGAGAAACAACTGACACCTCGTCAAGTGATTGACATGAAAGGTCTGATGGGCGATGCCAGTGACAATTATCCTGGAGTACGGGGCATTGGGGAGAAGACGGCTTTGAAACTTGTGCAGGAGTTTGGCTCCATTGAAGGTATTTTGGACAATATGGATAAACTTACCCCTTCGGTACGCAACAAGATTGAGAATGATCTCGACATGCTTCATCTGTCCCGCAAACTGGCAGAGATTCACTGTGCAGTTCCGGTAGCTTGTGCACTGGATGTATGTGAATTGCGTCTTGATCCGGATATGGTGATGGACAAGTTCGAACAACTTGAGATGAAGAGCCTGGGCTCTTGGATGGGAGTGGCAATAGGGTGA
- a CDS encoding phosphodiester glycosidase family protein: protein MQTKRTGKKWWTGAMALVLALPVILSGAVSAPQTVDAKAAISTKVQKVKAAGRSFTVQTVSIPKGTPVTVGLAKKQVGQTATLPSIVKAYGAQAAINGAFFEAYNGAPDPYGMLIANGKVIHIGRYGTTIGFKEDGSAIMDSLQVSLTGKVTDTEGKSRSWYATFINRTPSANASITMLYTPERGSTVGFKGGTAVVMEKGIVTKKVPNTNVAIPKNGSVLVFTGNQKSSSDRFTVGSTVEMNYKYTNAAGKEIPWQDVVTAVGAGPRLVKDGKIAVNPASEGFKDTKILNASGARSGIAIMADGSVMLATVSGATIKEWAAVMQKLGAKQAMNLDGGASSGMYAGGKMLTSPGRLLSNTLVFGGSVR from the coding sequence ATGCAGACAAAACGGACGGGCAAAAAGTGGTGGACAGGGGCTATGGCCCTCGTCCTTGCTTTGCCTGTAATCCTTTCAGGAGCGGTGAGTGCTCCACAGACAGTAGATGCCAAAGCGGCAATTAGCACCAAAGTACAGAAAGTAAAAGCAGCAGGACGCAGTTTTACCGTGCAGACGGTTAGTATTCCCAAGGGTACACCAGTTACCGTAGGATTAGCGAAGAAGCAGGTCGGTCAGACGGCAACATTACCTTCAATTGTTAAGGCATATGGCGCGCAAGCGGCCATTAACGGAGCATTTTTTGAAGCATATAACGGAGCTCCAGATCCATACGGCATGTTAATAGCAAACGGCAAAGTCATACATATTGGAAGATACGGAACAACGATTGGGTTTAAGGAAGATGGCTCAGCCATCATGGATTCGCTTCAAGTGAGTCTGACGGGTAAAGTAACAGATACAGAAGGAAAGTCACGCAGTTGGTATGCGACCTTTATTAACCGAACACCTTCCGCGAATGCGAGTATTACGATGTTATACACGCCAGAGCGGGGATCTACAGTCGGGTTCAAAGGAGGTACGGCGGTTGTGATGGAGAAAGGGATTGTCACCAAGAAAGTACCGAATACCAATGTAGCCATTCCGAAGAATGGATCGGTACTGGTCTTCACGGGTAATCAGAAATCTTCGTCGGACCGCTTTACCGTTGGATCAACTGTAGAGATGAATTATAAATACACCAATGCAGCAGGCAAAGAGATCCCTTGGCAAGATGTAGTCACCGCTGTGGGCGCAGGTCCACGTCTGGTGAAAGACGGCAAAATTGCCGTAAATCCAGCGAGTGAGGGCTTCAAGGATACCAAAATTCTCAATGCCTCCGGCGCAAGAAGTGGTATTGCCATTATGGCCGACGGATCGGTGATGTTGGCTACCGTGTCAGGAGCGACGATTAAGGAATGGGCTGCTGTCATGCAGAAGCTTGGTGCCAAGCAGGCAATGAACCTGGATGGAGGTGCATCTTCTGGCATGTATGCTGGCGGCAAAATGCTTACTTCCCCGGGCCGCTTGTTAAGTAATACACTTGTTTTTGGTGGCTCTGTTCGTTAA
- a CDS encoding MOSC domain-containing protein, which yields MTLTHNRKPDENKTAVLAVNVGQLQALPGQKREVMSGIVKHPISSPVFLSFTGMTGDAQADLEHHGGPDKAVCVYDYSRYPALEQLMDRKLDWGACGENLTVEGCMEEEVRIGDVYQLGEATVQVSQPRQPCFKLGARYDYKELPVYFQDSGHTGFYFRVLQEGEVTPSAILRRISTDPASMTILEANRIMHQGKQDAVAMRALLAIPTLSDSWKQTLLKRLAKLETAEQD from the coding sequence ATGACACTCACTCATAACCGGAAGCCAGATGAAAACAAAACGGCGGTATTAGCTGTAAACGTAGGGCAACTTCAGGCCTTGCCTGGCCAGAAGCGCGAAGTGATGAGCGGCATTGTGAAACATCCCATATCCAGCCCGGTCTTCCTGTCATTCACCGGAATGACAGGGGATGCCCAGGCTGATCTGGAGCATCATGGTGGACCTGACAAGGCGGTTTGTGTATACGATTACAGTCGTTATCCGGCGCTTGAACAACTGATGGATCGCAAGCTGGACTGGGGGGCTTGTGGAGAAAATCTGACAGTTGAAGGCTGTATGGAGGAAGAAGTCCGCATTGGTGATGTGTATCAATTGGGGGAAGCCACGGTACAGGTCAGCCAGCCAAGACAGCCTTGCTTCAAGCTTGGTGCACGGTATGATTACAAAGAGCTGCCTGTTTATTTTCAGGATAGCGGGCATACCGGATTTTATTTTCGGGTCTTGCAAGAGGGAGAGGTAACTCCTTCTGCAATATTAAGACGTATAAGCACAGATCCTGCATCAATGACCATTCTGGAAGCCAATCGAATTATGCATCAGGGGAAGCAGGATGCCGTTGCTATGCGTGCTCTACTGGCCATTCCAACGTTATCCGACAGCTGGAAACAGACCTTATTGAAGCGATTGGCCAAGCTCGAAACTGCTGAACAGGACTAA
- a CDS encoding ROK family protein produces MTILGAIEAGGTKFVCGIGTEEGEVLERVSFPTTTPEETMAQVIAFFEGKGIEALGVGSFGPIDPIEGSPTYGYITTTPKPHWGQYNLIGKLKEHFDVPMTFDTDVNGAALGEATWGAAQGLDSCLYITVGTGIGAGAVVGGKMVHGLSHPEMGHIIVRRHPEDTYEGFCPYHGDCLEGLAAGPAINKRWNQPAYELPADHKAWEIEAHYLAHALMNYVLILTPQKIVMGGGVMKQEHLFPMVRSKLQELLAGYVQHPALQSEIDQYVVSPGLGDNAGLCGSLALAKLALNK; encoded by the coding sequence ATGACGATTTTAGGCGCAATTGAAGCTGGAGGAACCAAATTTGTATGTGGTATCGGTACGGAAGAAGGAGAAGTTCTTGAACGCGTAAGTTTTCCAACGACGACACCGGAAGAGACGATGGCACAAGTAATCGCTTTTTTTGAAGGTAAAGGTATTGAAGCTTTGGGTGTAGGTTCATTTGGTCCAATTGATCCGATTGAAGGAAGCCCGACTTATGGTTACATCACAACAACACCGAAACCGCATTGGGGGCAGTACAACCTTATTGGTAAGCTCAAAGAGCACTTTGATGTACCGATGACGTTCGACACGGATGTAAACGGTGCTGCGCTTGGGGAAGCAACCTGGGGGGCTGCACAAGGCCTGGATAGCTGTCTGTATATTACTGTCGGAACGGGAATTGGTGCAGGCGCAGTTGTAGGTGGCAAAATGGTCCATGGATTGTCGCATCCAGAGATGGGACACATCATTGTCCGCAGACATCCCGAAGATACATATGAAGGGTTCTGTCCGTATCATGGGGACTGTCTGGAAGGCCTTGCCGCAGGTCCTGCCATCAATAAACGTTGGAATCAACCGGCTTACGAACTGCCAGCCGATCACAAGGCCTGGGAGATTGAAGCACATTACCTGGCGCATGCCCTGATGAATTATGTATTGATCCTCACACCTCAGAAAATTGTAATGGGTGGCGGTGTGATGAAGCAGGAGCATCTGTTCCCAATGGTTCGCAGCAAATTGCAGGAATTGCTCGCTGGATACGTTCAGCACCCTGCACTTCAATCCGAAATTGACCAGTATGTCGTTTCACCGGGACTTGGCGATAATGCGGGACTGTGTGGTTCGCTTGCACTGGCGAAATTGGCTTTGAACAAGTAA
- a CDS encoding HRDC domain-containing protein, translating into MEVIFMNRLSRMLDQNEEHAQLWIGEEEGAWHLGWSRYEEGDRTDDNWYAGSSWDELLHVYRHQLAIQMSEGYRPLLQGLFHENDDLKSRSYGGQRLHCYSELYGNEGLYMDLCIWRRKRAASDRKAPYFIATNRLLRLISAFVPQTIDELMQLPGVGESKASEYGEEWLEITNGLERSTSFPLDWVYSDLKEQEYESWLYKQREQKYKQELDRFTTRKQVLEGMKEGYTLEEIVNRSGLSRRELIELLETLDLEGYDTDCLLDAELAVMPEEEQEAVWSAYEELGDTFLKPVLHKVYGEEKPGGSNLEQVYERLRMIRIRFRRDTETEQNAG; encoded by the coding sequence ATGGAAGTCATTTTCATGAACAGATTATCCAGAATGTTAGATCAGAATGAAGAGCATGCACAGCTGTGGATCGGTGAAGAAGAAGGAGCGTGGCATCTGGGGTGGAGCCGATATGAGGAAGGAGATCGAACGGATGACAACTGGTATGCTGGCAGTTCGTGGGACGAGCTGTTACATGTGTATCGTCATCAGTTAGCCATACAGATGAGCGAAGGATATCGTCCGTTGCTGCAGGGTTTGTTTCACGAAAATGATGATTTGAAGTCGCGCAGTTATGGCGGTCAGCGTCTTCATTGTTACAGTGAATTATACGGCAATGAGGGGCTGTATATGGATCTGTGCATATGGCGCAGGAAGAGAGCAGCGTCTGACCGGAAGGCCCCTTATTTTATTGCAACGAACCGGTTGTTGCGTTTGATCAGTGCATTTGTTCCACAAACCATCGATGAATTGATGCAATTACCTGGCGTAGGGGAGAGCAAGGCTTCCGAGTATGGAGAGGAATGGCTGGAGATTACGAATGGACTGGAACGTTCCACATCTTTCCCGCTAGATTGGGTGTACTCGGATCTGAAGGAACAAGAATATGAGAGCTGGCTGTACAAACAGAGAGAGCAGAAGTACAAGCAGGAACTTGACAGATTCACCACACGTAAGCAGGTACTTGAAGGTATGAAGGAAGGATATACGTTGGAGGAAATCGTAAATCGTTCCGGATTGTCCCGTAGGGAGCTGATTGAGTTATTGGAGACACTGGATTTGGAGGGATATGACACAGATTGTCTGCTTGATGCGGAGCTTGCTGTCATGCCCGAAGAGGAGCAAGAGGCGGTATGGAGTGCCTACGAGGAGCTGGGAGATACGTTTCTGAAGCCTGTATTACATAAGGTGTATGGAGAAGAAAAGCCTGGCGGTAGCAACCTGGAGCAGGTCTACGAAAGACTGCGCATGATTCGCATCCGGTTTCGTCGTGACACAGAGACGGAGCAGAATGCAGGCTAG
- the corA gene encoding magnesium/cobalt transporter CorA, with product MKIRLVNNGVFIPVDDIQQALTPPAEGFYWIDADVDDLAVLQPLFMMHDLAVEDCLSDEEQRPKIEIYESHYFIVINSIRFDDEEIFLRAVNLFLGRHFIISVTKQKVSELRTLKPILWEQEISTPDKLLYLLVDLIVDNYFTVGDRIEARIEKLEEDILMHTKKSHLNEIIGLRSEILWLKKVLGPQKEVINTLNKKDLRLIDDQLQKYFSDIYENAVKISETFETYRDLMGNLREAYQSSIANRANEIMRVFTAITTVFMPLTVITGIYGMNFTNMPELDWKYGYFVVIGLMVTLGLSMFFIFRKKDWV from the coding sequence ATGAAAATCCGGTTGGTAAATAACGGTGTATTTATTCCGGTGGACGACATTCAGCAGGCGCTGACTCCACCAGCGGAGGGGTTTTACTGGATTGATGCAGACGTAGACGATTTGGCGGTACTTCAACCGCTGTTCATGATGCATGATCTGGCCGTGGAAGACTGTTTGAGTGACGAAGAACAACGTCCGAAGATTGAAATTTATGAGAGCCATTATTTTATTGTTATTAATAGCATTCGTTTTGATGATGAAGAGATTTTTTTACGTGCCGTCAACTTGTTCCTTGGCAGACACTTTATTATCAGTGTAACCAAACAGAAAGTCAGCGAATTGCGGACATTGAAACCGATCCTGTGGGAACAGGAAATCAGTACGCCGGATAAGCTGCTGTATCTGCTGGTTGACTTGATTGTTGATAATTATTTCACCGTTGGTGACCGAATCGAAGCGCGCATTGAGAAGCTTGAAGAAGACATCCTGATGCATACCAAGAAATCTCATCTAAATGAGATTATCGGGCTTCGCAGTGAGATTTTATGGCTGAAGAAAGTGCTGGGACCTCAGAAAGAGGTCATTAACACACTCAATAAAAAAGATTTGCGTCTTATTGATGATCAACTGCAAAAGTATTTCAGCGACATTTATGAGAATGCTGTGAAAATATCTGAAACCTTTGAGACTTATCGGGACTTGATGGGGAACTTGCGAGAAGCTTACCAATCCAGTATCGCCAACCGGGCGAATGAAATCATGCGTGTGTTCACCGCCATTACCACGGTGTTCATGCCGCTGACCGTTATCACGGGCATCTATGGGATGAACTTTACGAACATGCCTGAGCTGGACTGGAAGTATGGTTATTTTGTGGTTATTGGCCTGATGGTTACACTGGGCCTGAGCATGTTCTTTATTTTCCGCAAAAAAGATTGGGTTTGA
- the metA gene encoding homoserine O-acetyltransferase MetA: MPIKIPDTLPAKEVLAGENIFVMDETSAYQQDIRPLRIAILNLMPTKETTETQLLRLVGNTPIQVDIVLVHPKSHTSKNTSQEYLDLFYKTFDEIEHRRFDGMIITGAPVEQMDFEDVNYWKEIQEIFEWTKTNVTSTMHICWASQAGLYHHFGVPKVPLDEKCFGVFSHTINRSNVQLLRGFDEVFNVPHSRHTEVRREDIEKNDNLEILAESEEAGIFLVATKDGKQIFATGHAEYDPLSLKWEYDRDAAKGMDIALPRHYFPNDDPSRVPPATWRAHANLLFSNWLNYYVYQETPYDIGPQI, encoded by the coding sequence ATGCCAATCAAAATTCCAGACACACTGCCTGCCAAAGAAGTACTTGCAGGAGAGAACATCTTTGTCATGGACGAGACATCTGCTTACCAGCAGGACATTCGTCCACTGCGTATCGCTATATTAAACCTGATGCCCACAAAGGAAACGACAGAAACTCAATTGCTTCGTTTGGTGGGTAACACACCCATTCAGGTAGATATCGTTCTGGTTCATCCAAAGTCTCATACGTCCAAGAACACTTCCCAGGAATATTTGGACTTATTCTACAAAACCTTTGATGAGATCGAACACCGCCGTTTTGACGGCATGATCATTACAGGCGCTCCTGTAGAGCAAATGGACTTTGAAGACGTGAACTATTGGAAAGAAATCCAGGAGATCTTCGAATGGACCAAAACGAATGTAACTTCGACCATGCATATATGTTGGGCTTCCCAAGCAGGTTTATACCACCATTTCGGAGTTCCAAAAGTTCCGCTGGATGAAAAATGTTTTGGCGTATTCTCACATACGATCAACAGATCCAATGTGCAGCTGCTGCGCGGATTCGATGAAGTATTCAACGTCCCGCATTCTCGTCATACGGAAGTGCGACGTGAAGATATTGAAAAAAATGATAACCTTGAAATATTGGCTGAATCCGAGGAAGCGGGTATTTTCCTCGTTGCTACCAAAGACGGCAAACAGATTTTTGCAACCGGACATGCCGAGTATGACCCGCTTTCATTGAAATGGGAATATGACCGTGATGCAGCTAAAGGCATGGACATTGCGCTGCCTAGACATTATTTCCCGAATGACGATCCTTCCCGTGTTCCCCCAGCCACTTGGCGGGCACATGCAAACTTATTATTCTCTAATTGGCTCAATTACTATGTGTATCAAGAGACACCTTACGATATTGGTCCACAAATTTAA